A portion of the Faecalibacterium sp. I3-3-89 genome contains these proteins:
- the mltG gene encoding endolytic transglycosylase MltG, with amino-acid sequence MAQQGKKKKDGAAKVILAVLLVVILTAGGCLLAAKKEINGSASAQSAVSVSIPQGSGVAAIANRLKEAGVIRYPHLFRWYVGRQGAAAKLQYGEFELAPGSSYDAIIAALSAYAQADSVRLTFPEGTTAIAIARKMEDAGLCSAEDFLAEANTGDFSSYRFWQYVPDDKDAPDRFLKCEGYLFPDTYDFLKDDTVHHYVETFYAHFDKQITDEMYAAMDEQGMTLPEVVTLASFVQEEAGNAQDDNVAQVFRNRLAEGSPYPKLQSNTSSYVQSDADNNYLWNWVAPYYGGWDSIPENIRTAYDTYTCTGLPAGPISNPGIAALRAALAPQPDEEAEDAYFFVTDRKGNYYYARTYADHQKNCDAAAKVNKSLT; translated from the coding sequence ATGGCACAACAAGGAAAGAAGAAAAAAGACGGAGCAGCGAAAGTTATTTTGGCTGTGCTGCTGGTCGTGATCCTGACGGCGGGCGGCTGTCTGCTGGCCGCGAAGAAAGAAATAAACGGCAGCGCGTCTGCCCAGAGTGCGGTGAGCGTGAGCATCCCGCAGGGCAGCGGCGTGGCCGCCATCGCCAACCGCCTCAAGGAGGCGGGCGTCATCCGGTACCCCCACCTCTTCCGCTGGTATGTGGGCCGGCAGGGCGCGGCAGCGAAGCTCCAATACGGAGAGTTCGAGCTTGCCCCCGGCAGCTCCTACGATGCTATCATCGCGGCCCTCTCTGCCTACGCGCAGGCCGACAGCGTCCGGCTGACCTTCCCCGAGGGCACGACGGCCATCGCCATCGCCCGGAAGATGGAGGACGCGGGGCTGTGCAGCGCCGAGGACTTCCTTGCGGAGGCCAACACCGGCGATTTCAGCTCGTACCGGTTCTGGCAGTACGTCCCGGACGACAAGGACGCCCCCGACCGCTTCCTCAAGTGTGAGGGCTATCTTTTCCCGGACACCTACGACTTTTTGAAGGACGACACCGTCCATCATTATGTGGAGACGTTCTATGCCCACTTCGATAAGCAGATCACCGACGAGATGTATGCGGCGATGGACGAGCAGGGGATGACCCTGCCCGAGGTGGTGACGCTGGCGTCCTTCGTGCAGGAGGAGGCGGGCAACGCGCAGGACGACAACGTGGCGCAGGTGTTCCGCAACCGTCTGGCCGAGGGTTCGCCCTACCCCAAGCTCCAGAGCAACACCTCCAGCTACGTCCAGAGCGACGCCGACAACAACTATCTCTGGAACTGGGTCGCGCCCTATTACGGCGGCTGGGACAGCATCCCGGAGAACATCCGGACGGCCTACGACACCTACACCTGCACCGGCCTGCCTGCCGGACCCATCTCCAACCCCGGCATCGCGGCCCTCCGTGCCGCCCTCGCCCCCCAGCCCGACGAGGAGGCAGAGGACGCCTATTTCTTCGTCACCGACCGCAAGGGAAACTACTACTACGCCCGCACCTACGCAGACCATCAGAAAAACTGCGATGCGGCGGCAAAAGTCAATAAAAGCTTAACGTAA
- a CDS encoding dTMP kinase: MSKGKLLVLEGLDGSGKATQAKLLAAHLAGSGRRVMEITFPDYESDSSALVKMYLSGQFGSRPDDVNPYAASSFYAVDRYASYKTKWGSFYEAGGIVIADRYTTSNAVHQCSKLPPDQWDGFLRWAFEYEYQLLGLPAPDAVVYLQVDPAVSQKLMTGRYHGDESRKDVHEKDTEYLARSRRAAEYCAEHLGWATVHCTVDGAMRTIEDIQAEVQALAGNVLG, translated from the coding sequence ATGAGCAAGGGCAAGCTTCTCGTCCTCGAGGGTCTGGACGGCTCCGGCAAGGCCACGCAGGCAAAGCTTCTGGCCGCCCATCTGGCCGGGAGCGGCCGCAGGGTGATGGAGATCACCTTCCCGGACTACGAGAGCGATTCCAGCGCGCTGGTAAAGATGTACCTCTCCGGCCAGTTCGGCAGCAGGCCCGACGACGTCAACCCCTACGCCGCGTCCAGCTTCTACGCCGTGGACCGGTACGCCAGCTATAAGACCAAATGGGGCAGCTTCTATGAGGCGGGCGGCATCGTCATCGCCGACCGCTACACCACGTCGAACGCCGTCCACCAGTGTTCCAAGCTCCCGCCCGACCAGTGGGACGGCTTCCTCCGCTGGGCCTTCGAATATGAGTACCAGCTTTTAGGCCTGCCCGCGCCGGACGCCGTCGTTTACTTACAGGTAGACCCCGCCGTGAGCCAGAAGCTCATGACCGGCCGCTACCACGGCGACGAGAGCAGGAAGGACGTCCACGAAAAGGACACCGAATATCTGGCCCGCAGCCGCCGCGCCGCCGAGTACTGCGCGGAGCATCTGGGCTGGGCCACCGTCCACTGCACGGTGGACGGGGCCATGCGCACCATCGAGGACATTCAGGCCGAGGTGCAGGCGCTGGCCGGAAACGTGCTCGGATAA
- the thyX gene encoding FAD-dependent thymidylate synthase encodes MMTVRLIAHTPEPEKVVAAAAKLCYSDAHITDLLDGLDEEKTARFLTMLSDVGHASPIEHASFTFGIEGVSRTLLAQITRHRIASFSVQSQRYVRLDDFRYVIPPEIEAIPEAKAAFLESMDEDAKRYLDLVKKLEEGHTARLMAEGLPEKQARAKASKQANEDARFVLPNACETKMVVTMNARSLQNFFHLRCCSRAQWEIRQLAEEMLRLVYPVAPHLFRTAGPACVSGPCPEGRMCCGRTAEVRARYAALKGERAE; translated from the coding sequence ATGATGACTGTCCGATTGATCGCACACACGCCGGAGCCGGAGAAGGTGGTGGCGGCGGCGGCGAAGCTCTGCTACTCCGACGCCCACATCACCGACCTTCTGGACGGGCTGGATGAGGAAAAGACCGCCCGCTTCCTGACCATGCTCAGCGACGTGGGCCACGCCAGCCCCATCGAGCACGCCAGCTTCACCTTCGGCATCGAGGGGGTGAGCCGCACCCTGCTGGCCCAGATCACCCGCCACCGCATCGCGTCCTTCAGTGTCCAGAGCCAGCGGTACGTCCGTCTGGACGATTTCCGCTACGTCATCCCGCCCGAGATCGAGGCCATCCCCGAGGCAAAGGCGGCTTTCCTCGAGAGCATGGACGAGGATGCCAAGCGCTACCTCGACCTTGTGAAGAAGCTGGAGGAGGGCCACACCGCCCGCCTGATGGCCGAGGGCCTGCCCGAAAAGCAGGCCCGGGCCAAGGCCTCCAAGCAGGCCAACGAGGACGCCCGCTTCGTCCTGCCCAACGCCTGCGAGACCAAGATGGTCGTGACCATGAACGCTCGCAGCCTCCAGAATTTCTTCCACCTCCGCTGCTGCAGCCGCGCCCAGTGGGAGATCCGGCAGCTGGCCGAGGAGATGCTGCGGCTGGTCTACCCGGTGGCACCCCATCTCTTCCGCACCGCTGGCCCGGCCTGCGTGTCCGGCCCCTGCCCGGAGGGCAGGATGTGCTGTGGCCGCACCGCTGAGGTCCGCGCCCGGTACGCCGCGCTGAAAGGGGAGAGAGCAGAATGA
- a CDS encoding ATP-dependent helicase translates to MATDLAQQFCALRDTYIEKQFGRLNEMQRQAVFTTDGPLLILAGAGSGKTTVLVNRIANLIRFGSAHGSKWTPREVTEEDVKALRTAIMTGTDAPAWLDGMLRQNAVRSWNVMAITFTNKAAGELKERLRRMLGGEEGDEVFASTFHSACVRILRRWAEEIGYPRSFTIYDTDDAQRVMKTVYKELSVDDKFFPIKSAINQMSRWKDQLISPEEALRTPARDTKGALAAKVYAAYERKLKEAGAFDFDDLIYQTVILLSEHEDVREFYQNKYKYLLVDEYQDTSVAQFRLVSLLTGPEKNICVVGDDDQSIYRFRGATIENILNFERIYKGTKTIRLEQNYRSTSNILNAANCVIQHNTERKGKTLWTKNGEGDKVQVYTAENEQDEAMHIADVIGQHLKAGGHLADHAILYRMNAQSAPIESYFTRAGIPHKIVGGQRFNDRKEVKDIHSYMSIVANPRDDIRLRRIINEPARKIGATTVEVIADLAAQQGVSMLDVISQADQYAKLSRAIAPLYKFWDICQKLQESLETKTLDEFAADVIELTGYRAMLEADAAKGHEDAADRLQNLGQLVNNVKSYCDQHGEEASLEGYLEDIALISDIDSYNESADQVVLMTIHSAKGLEFPYVFLIGMEEGVFPSEMSKYSEADLEEERRLAYVGITRAKKELYISNSLTRMLYGRTQRNEPSRFLREIEPEYLEETRSPVLEQRSRLGGWGSSWGSDTVPGGASGYSGPSGWGRSASGRGGYLSKEYNAPSSGNRGFGADYAGRGSTASGYGSSSGPSGFGSGYGRPTAPKAPVRPAGGGVSPAPAPRPASTGPKHYEPGDIVEHKVFGRGEVLKVKPAAGDQIVEIRFEKVGVKKTMANYAPLVKITTEE, encoded by the coding sequence ATGGCAACAGATCTCGCACAACAATTCTGCGCTTTGCGTGATACCTATATCGAAAAGCAGTTCGGACGGCTGAACGAGATGCAGCGGCAGGCGGTGTTCACCACCGACGGCCCGCTCCTCATCCTCGCGGGAGCAGGCAGCGGCAAGACCACTGTGCTGGTCAACCGCATCGCCAATCTCATCCGCTTCGGCTCGGCCCACGGCTCGAAATGGACGCCCCGGGAGGTCACGGAGGAGGACGTGAAGGCCCTGCGCACCGCCATCATGACCGGCACCGACGCCCCGGCGTGGCTGGACGGGATGCTCCGCCAGAACGCCGTCCGCAGCTGGAACGTCATGGCCATCACCTTCACCAACAAGGCTGCCGGAGAGCTGAAAGAGCGCCTGCGCCGGATGCTGGGCGGGGAAGAGGGGGACGAGGTCTTCGCCTCCACCTTCCACTCCGCCTGCGTGCGCATCCTCCGCCGCTGGGCCGAGGAGATCGGCTACCCCCGCAGCTTCACCATCTACGACACCGACGACGCCCAGCGGGTCATGAAGACGGTGTACAAGGAGCTGAGCGTGGACGACAAGTTCTTCCCCATCAAGAGCGCCATCAACCAGATGAGCCGCTGGAAAGACCAGCTCATCAGCCCCGAAGAGGCCCTGCGCACCCCCGCCCGGGACACCAAGGGCGCCCTCGCGGCCAAGGTCTACGCCGCCTACGAGCGGAAGCTCAAAGAAGCTGGTGCCTTCGACTTCGACGACCTCATCTACCAGACGGTCATCCTGCTGTCGGAGCACGAGGACGTCCGTGAGTTCTACCAGAACAAGTACAAATACCTGCTGGTGGACGAGTATCAGGACACCAGCGTGGCCCAGTTCCGCCTCGTCAGTCTCCTCACCGGCCCGGAGAAGAACATCTGCGTCGTGGGCGACGACGACCAGAGCATCTACCGCTTCCGGGGCGCGACTATCGAAAACATCCTCAACTTTGAGCGCATCTATAAGGGCACCAAGACCATCCGCCTTGAGCAGAACTACCGCTCTACCTCCAATATCCTGAACGCCGCCAACTGCGTCATCCAGCACAACACCGAGCGGAAGGGCAAGACCCTCTGGACCAAGAACGGCGAGGGCGACAAGGTGCAGGTCTACACCGCCGAGAACGAGCAGGATGAGGCCATGCACATCGCCGACGTCATCGGCCAGCATCTCAAGGCGGGCGGCCATCTGGCCGACCACGCCATTCTCTACCGGATGAACGCCCAGTCGGCCCCCATCGAAAGCTATTTCACCCGCGCCGGCATCCCCCACAAGATCGTGGGCGGCCAGCGCTTCAACGACCGCAAGGAGGTCAAGGACATCCACTCCTATATGTCCATCGTGGCCAACCCCCGGGACGACATCCGCCTCCGCCGCATCATCAACGAGCCTGCGCGTAAGATCGGCGCAACGACTGTCGAGGTCATCGCCGACCTCGCGGCCCAGCAGGGCGTGAGTATGCTGGACGTCATCTCGCAGGCCGACCAGTACGCCAAGCTCAGCCGCGCCATCGCGCCGCTGTATAAGTTCTGGGACATCTGCCAGAAATTGCAGGAGTCGCTGGAAACGAAAACGCTGGACGAGTTCGCCGCCGATGTCATCGAGCTGACGGGCTACCGCGCCATGCTGGAGGCCGACGCCGCCAAGGGCCATGAGGACGCCGCCGACCGCCTGCAGAACCTCGGCCAGCTGGTCAACAACGTCAAGAGCTACTGCGACCAGCACGGGGAGGAGGCCTCCCTGGAGGGCTACTTGGAGGACATCGCCCTCATCAGCGACATCGACAGCTACAACGAGAGCGCCGATCAGGTGGTGCTCATGACCATCCACTCCGCCAAGGGCCTCGAGTTCCCCTATGTATTCCTCATTGGCATGGAAGAGGGGGTCTTCCCCAGTGAAATGAGCAAGTATTCCGAGGCCGACCTCGAGGAGGAGCGCCGCTTGGCCTATGTCGGCATCACCCGCGCCAAGAAGGAGCTGTACATCTCCAACAGCCTCACCCGGATGCTCTATGGCCGCACCCAGCGCAACGAGCCGAGCCGCTTCCTCCGGGAGATCGAGCCGGAGTACCTCGAGGAGACCCGCAGCCCGGTGCTGGAGCAGCGCTCCCGTCTGGGCGGCTGGGGCAGCAGCTGGGGCAGCGACACCGTCCCGGGCGGCGCGTCGGGCTACTCCGGCCCCTCCGGCTGGGGGCGTTCGGCCTCCGGCCGCGGCGGCTACCTTAGTAAAGAATATAACGCCCCTTCGTCCGGAAACCGCGGCTTCGGCGCGGACTATGCGGGCCGGGGCAGTACTGCGTCGGGCTATGGCAGCAGCTCCGGCCCGTCCGGCTTCGGCAGCGGCTATGGCCGCCCGACGGCCCCCAAAGCGCCGGTCCGGCCCGCAGGCGGCGGCGTAAGCCCGGCTCCTGCGCCCCGTCCCGCCTCCACCGGCCCCAAGCACTACGAGCCGGGCGACATCGTGGAGCACAAGGTCTTTGGCCGGGGCGAGGTGCTGAAGGTCAAGCCCGCCGCAGGCGACCAGATCGTAGAGATCCGCTTCGAGAAGGTGGGCGTGAAGAAGACCATGGCAAACTATGCGCCCCTTGTGAAGATAACGACGGAGGAATGA
- a CDS encoding sodium ion-translocating decarboxylase subunit beta: MTQFIETLVGIFQSSGFARFGEPGGMLYAVMICVGCFLLYLAIVKEFEPLILLPMAFGMILANLPGSGVIHMQYFVGDGLEHPMWIEILNNGGLADMLYMGVKLGIYPPLIFLGIGTMTDFAPLISNPKSLLLGAAAQFGIFGTYMGARLLAATGLVDFTQKQSAAISIIGGADGPTAIFVTSRLAPELLGSIAVAAYSYMALVPVIQPPIMKALTSKKERTVVMKQLRTVTKTERIIFPIMVAIIVSLIVPDAAVLVGMLMLGNLMKECGVVDRIQKTAGNELMNIITIFLALSVGCTTSANTFLNNRTLFIIVLGLIAFSFGTAAGVICGKVMYILTGGQVNPLIGSAGVSAVPMAARVSQKVGQSENPSNFLLMHAMGPNVAGVIGSAVAAGILINIFG, from the coding sequence ATGACTCAGTTTATTGAGACTCTGGTCGGTATTTTCCAGAGTTCCGGCTTTGCCCGGTTCGGTGAGCCGGGCGGTATGCTCTACGCCGTGATGATCTGCGTGGGCTGCTTCCTGCTCTACCTTGCGATCGTCAAGGAGTTCGAGCCTCTGATCCTGCTGCCTATGGCCTTCGGCATGATTCTGGCCAACCTCCCCGGCAGCGGCGTCATCCATATGCAGTATTTCGTCGGTGACGGCCTCGAGCACCCGATGTGGATCGAGATCCTGAACAACGGCGGTCTGGCCGATATGCTCTACATGGGCGTCAAGCTGGGCATCTACCCGCCGCTGATCTTCCTCGGCATCGGCACCATGACCGACTTCGCCCCCCTGATCTCCAACCCCAAGAGCCTGCTGCTGGGCGCTGCCGCTCAGTTCGGCATCTTCGGCACCTACATGGGCGCTCGTCTGCTGGCCGCGACCGGTCTGGTGGACTTCACCCAGAAGCAGTCTGCCGCCATCTCCATCATCGGCGGCGCAGACGGCCCCACCGCTATCTTCGTCACCTCCCGTCTGGCTCCTGAGCTGCTCGGCTCCATCGCCGTCGCGGCCTACAGCTACATGGCTCTGGTGCCCGTCATCCAGCCCCCCATCATGAAGGCTCTGACCTCCAAGAAGGAGCGTACCGTCGTGATGAAGCAGCTGCGCACCGTGACCAAGACCGAGAGGATCATCTTCCCCATCATGGTCGCCATCATCGTCTCCCTCATCGTGCCCGATGCCGCCGTTCTGGTCGGTATGCTGATGCTGGGCAACCTGATGAAGGAGTGCGGCGTCGTGGATCGTATCCAGAAGACCGCTGGCAATGAGCTGATGAACATCATCACCATCTTCCTTGCCCTGTCCGTCGGCTGCACCACCTCCGCCAACACCTTCCTGAACAACCGCACCCTGTTCATCATCGTGCTGGGCCTCATCGCCTTCTCCTTCGGCACCGCTGCCGGTGTCATCTGCGGCAAGGTCATGTACATCCTCACCGGCGGTCAGGTCAACCCCCTGATCGGCTCCGCAGGCGTTTCCGCTGTGCCTATGGCTGCCCGCGTCTCTCAGAAGGTGGGCCAGAGCGAGAACCCCTCCAACTTCCTGCTGATGCACGCCATGGGCCCCAACGTGGCCGGCGTCATCGGCTCCGCCGTCGCTGCTGGTATCCTTATCAACATCTTCGGCTAA
- a CDS encoding OadG family transporter subunit, producing MDLGYDVIVTITGIVLVFLILVLLMAIITLEGKIFDAMNSKKAAAKAASAAKPAAPVKQAAAPAAAPAKAAAPQVEAGIPGDVVAAIMAAIYSMGNGKYVLKAVRRGKNGWGKAGVNDTTAPF from the coding sequence ATGGATTTAGGTTATGATGTGATCGTTACCATAACCGGTATTGTGCTGGTGTTTCTGATCCTCGTCCTGCTGATGGCCATCATCACGCTGGAGGGCAAGATCTTTGACGCCATGAACAGCAAGAAGGCAGCCGCCAAGGCTGCGTCTGCTGCAAAACCGGCTGCTCCTGTGAAACAGGCCGCTGCGCCCGCTGCCGCACCCGCAAAGGCTGCTGCCCCGCAGGTGGAGGCAGGCATCCCCGGCGACGTTGTGGCAGCCATCATGGCAGCCATCTACTCTATGGGCAACGGCAAGTACGTGCTGAAGGCAGTCCGCCGCGGCAAGAATGGCTGGGGCAAGGCTGGCGTCAACGACACTACCGCGCCCTTTTAA
- a CDS encoding rod shape-determining protein: MAQNDIGIDLGTTTIIIAQEGQGVVLNQPSVVAVDTRKNCVLEAGDKALAMVGRTPNYISAIFPLKDGVISDHTMTRELICRFVNQVYSSHMVKPRVAVCVPAAITGIESDAVVEAVMAAGARQVYLIDEPIAAALGSGIDITVPDGRMIIDIGGGTTDIAVLSLGGKVKATSVRVAGNHYDEEILKFVRNKFSIAIGQRTAENLKKNVACCPQKADFNETMEIKGRSLLTGLPVRVNVSTADLYEPVMRLSEQIGTAAHQVLEKTPPELAGDIYRNGVVLTGGGAQLHGLPEYLSQELKVEVTVSPDPVNCVALGTAMSLRMGDKLETGFTDATPRMGRR; this comes from the coding sequence ATGGCACAGAACGACATCGGTATCGATCTTGGTACGACGACCATCATCATCGCGCAGGAGGGGCAGGGCGTCGTCCTCAACCAGCCCAGCGTAGTGGCGGTGGACACCCGCAAGAACTGCGTGCTCGAGGCAGGAGACAAGGCCCTCGCAATGGTGGGCCGCACGCCCAACTACATCTCCGCCATCTTCCCGCTGAAGGACGGCGTCATCAGCGACCACACCATGACCCGCGAGCTGATCTGCCGCTTCGTCAATCAGGTCTACAGCTCCCACATGGTCAAGCCCCGGGTGGCCGTCTGCGTGCCCGCCGCCATCACCGGCATCGAGAGCGACGCCGTGGTGGAGGCCGTCATGGCCGCCGGTGCCCGTCAGGTTTACCTCATCGATGAGCCGATCGCCGCCGCCCTCGGCTCCGGCATCGACATCACCGTCCCCGATGGCCGGATGATCATCGACATCGGCGGCGGCACCACCGACATCGCCGTGCTGAGCCTCGGCGGCAAGGTCAAGGCCACCAGCGTCCGCGTCGCGGGCAACCACTACGACGAGGAGATCCTCAAGTTCGTGCGCAACAAGTTCAGCATCGCCATCGGCCAGCGCACCGCCGAGAACCTGAAAAAGAACGTGGCCTGCTGCCCCCAGAAGGCCGACTTCAACGAGACGATGGAGATCAAGGGCCGCAGCCTGCTCACCGGCCTGCCCGTCCGGGTCAACGTCTCCACCGCCGACCTCTACGAGCCGGTCATGCGCCTGAGCGAGCAGATCGGCACCGCCGCCCATCAGGTGCTGGAAAAGACGCCCCCCGAGCTGGCCGGTGACATCTACCGCAACGGCGTTGTCCTCACGGGCGGCGGCGCACAGCTCCACGGCCTGCCCGAGTACCTCAGTCAGGAGCTGAAGGTGGAGGTGACGGTCTCGCCCGACCCCGTCAACTGCGTGGCGCTGGGCACGGCCATGAGCCTGCGGATGGGCGACAAGCTGGAGACCGGCTTCACCGACGCCACCCCCCGCATGGGCCGCCGCTGA